In Halarsenatibacter silvermanii, the following are encoded in one genomic region:
- a CDS encoding uracil-xanthine permease family protein codes for MSNKESEAIRDADKLKLSQEIFVGFQHTLAMFGATILVPILTGLHVSVALFTSGLGTLVFHYLTGKKVPAYLGSSFAFIAPISVVISNAGGIPAAQGGIIVTGIVYAIVSWLIYKLGPENIRRVFPPIVTGPIIMVIGLYLADVAIDQASGNVWVAAAALIGATISAVYGRGFFKIIPVITGLVVGYLAALAAGIVDFTPVMEAGWVGLPQFTVPAFEINAISIIAPVAVVSIIEHVGDILAISETIGKGRELVVDPGLNKTMIGDGVATILAGIFGGPPNTTYGENTGVLALTKVFDSKVMRIGAVFAVMLSLVPKFGELIQTIPEPVIGGISILLFGMIASVGIRTLIESGSDLKRSRNLIIVSVILVLGLGGAVIELGEMEFSGMALAAVVGIVLNLVLPRETDKLLNDKREQN; via the coding sequence ATGAGCAATAAGGAGAGCGAGGCTATCAGAGACGCGGACAAACTCAAACTTTCACAGGAGATTTTTGTAGGATTTCAGCACACCCTGGCTATGTTTGGCGCAACTATTCTGGTTCCAATTTTAACAGGCCTGCATGTTTCAGTGGCTTTATTTACCAGCGGCCTGGGGACTCTGGTTTTTCATTATTTGACAGGTAAAAAAGTGCCTGCTTATCTGGGCTCGTCTTTTGCCTTTATAGCTCCGATCAGCGTGGTCATTTCCAATGCAGGAGGGATTCCGGCTGCTCAGGGAGGTATCATCGTAACAGGTATAGTTTATGCAATTGTATCCTGGCTAATTTATAAGCTGGGCCCGGAAAATATCCGCAGAGTCTTTCCGCCTATAGTGACAGGTCCCATAATTATGGTTATCGGACTTTATTTGGCTGATGTTGCCATAGATCAGGCCTCGGGCAATGTATGGGTGGCTGCAGCAGCTCTGATTGGGGCTACCATTTCGGCCGTTTATGGACGCGGATTTTTCAAAATAATTCCGGTAATTACCGGACTTGTAGTCGGTTATCTGGCAGCCCTGGCAGCAGGTATAGTTGACTTCACCCCGGTAATGGAGGCCGGCTGGGTGGGCCTTCCGCAATTTACTGTACCTGCTTTTGAAATAAACGCAATATCTATTATTGCTCCGGTTGCAGTTGTATCTATAATAGAACATGTCGGAGATATACTGGCGATAAGTGAAACAATAGGAAAAGGTAGAGAACTGGTAGTGGATCCTGGCTTGAATAAAACTATGATCGGAGATGGTGTAGCGACGATATTAGCGGGAATCTTTGGGGGACCTCCCAATACGACTTATGGAGAGAACACAGGAGTTCTGGCTCTTACCAAAGTTTTTGATTCGAAAGTGATGAGGATAGGAGCAGTTTTTGCAGTAATGCTCTCCCTGGTGCCCAAATTTGGCGAGCTGATTCAAACCATACCTGAGCCTGTTATAGGAGGAATTTCCATACTGCTCTTCGGTATGATAGCTTCAGTGGGTATCAGAACTTTGATCGAGTCAGGTTCAGATTTAAAACGCTCGCGCAATTTAATAATAGTCAGTGTTATTCTGGTGCTGGGACTGGGCGGTGCAGTGATAGAACTGGGAGAGATGGAATTTTCGGGTATGGCTCTGGCTGCTGTGGTAGGTATCGTTCTCAATCTGGTTCTCCCGCGGGAAACTGATAAATTATTAAACGATAAAAGAGAACAGAATTAG
- a CDS encoding MFS transporter yields MQKIFGGKFNGIREDDIISEVKLKKYRWIIYLLLSFSFLIAFFHRYAIGVVSNLLAGDLNLTATQLGMLSSLYFYAYGILQVPVGIGTDKFGVRKLTTGGMISIGLGSLLFALARGALTIYAGRLLIGIGSAVFFISTIKTISVWFPPEEYTKLLGWTSLIGNLGALLAAAPFSLLLSLLDWRSSYFLFAGISALMAFFIWYYVRDNPRQLGLEPEYAVEEEERNLKRIIIDMKKIIRSSQFWQYFFIAMVILGSFMSLSGMWLVPYLTHIYEFSRNFAAALVMVITGGMLIGSAFLGRVEDRMESRVRMIRTAVIINILAWIYIVIIEQGNPSFLILMIILFILGGVGVFPMTSFANIKKMFPRLKGSATGLMNISPFLGTIIFNTLIGWRLDTTWQGEFIEDSRLYTLQGYQQGFIIILMFLILALAASLRLKKIK; encoded by the coding sequence TTGCAAAAAATTTTTGGCGGGAAATTTAATGGTATTCGGGAGGATGATATTATCTCAGAAGTAAAACTCAAAAAATACAGATGGATAATTTATCTGCTGCTGAGCTTTTCGTTTTTAATCGCATTTTTTCATCGCTATGCCATCGGGGTTGTCTCAAATCTCCTGGCCGGAGATTTGAATTTGACAGCTACTCAGCTGGGCATGCTATCATCACTATATTTTTATGCATATGGCATTTTACAGGTGCCGGTGGGAATCGGAACCGACAAATTTGGAGTCAGAAAGTTAACAACTGGTGGCATGATTTCCATCGGTCTGGGCAGCCTGCTCTTTGCTCTTGCCCGGGGAGCTCTTACCATATATGCAGGTAGATTGCTGATAGGAATAGGGTCTGCAGTGTTTTTTATTTCCACCATAAAAACTATTTCTGTCTGGTTTCCTCCAGAAGAGTACACAAAATTGCTGGGCTGGACTTCTCTGATCGGCAATCTGGGAGCTCTGCTGGCAGCCGCTCCTTTTTCTCTGCTTTTATCCCTTCTGGACTGGCGCAGTTCATATTTTTTATTTGCCGGCATTTCTGCCCTCATGGCTTTCTTTATCTGGTATTATGTACGCGATAATCCCCGGCAGCTTGGTCTTGAGCCCGAATATGCTGTTGAAGAAGAGGAGAGAAACCTGAAAAGAATTATAATAGATATGAAAAAAATTATTAGAAGCAGTCAATTCTGGCAGTACTTTTTTATAGCCATGGTGATCCTGGGAAGCTTTATGAGTTTATCAGGTATGTGGCTGGTTCCCTATCTCACCCATATTTATGAATTCAGCCGAAATTTTGCAGCGGCACTGGTTATGGTTATAACAGGCGGCATGCTGATAGGATCAGCTTTTTTAGGAAGAGTAGAAGATCGAATGGAAAGCAGAGTCAGGATGATCAGGACGGCTGTCATAATAAATATTCTTGCCTGGATATATATTGTCATAATAGAACAGGGAAATCCGTCTTTCTTGATTCTGATGATTATTCTATTTATTCTGGGGGGAGTAGGAGTTTTTCCCATGACTTCATTTGCCAATATCAAAAAAATGTTTCCCCGGCTAAAAGGCAGCGCTACCGGCCTGATGAATATTTCGCCTTTTCTGGGCACAATTATATTTAACACCCTCATAGGCTGGAGGCTGGATACTACCTGGCAGGGAGAATTTATAGAAGATTCGCGCTTATATACTCTCCAGGGTTATCAGCAGGGATTTATTATCATCCTGATGTTTTTGATTTTAGCTCTGGCAGCCAGCCTGAGGCTCAAGAAAATAAAATAG
- a CDS encoding putative DNA modification/repair radical SAM protein yields the protein MDIKEKLKILTRSAKYDASCSSSGSSRNKNSGKDRLGSAQSSGICHSWSEDGRCISLLKILYTNRCIYDCVYCVNRSSNDRPRISLTPDELAELTINFYKRNYIEGLFLSSAIEKSPDYTMAQICQAVKILREDYNFGGYIHLKAIPGADYRLIEKAGLLADRISLNIELPSRESFNLLAPDKNEDEILSSMKDIGNDIEKNREERKKYSSAPGFVPAGQSTQLIVGATDEPDFEIIRLSESLYDNMNLKRVYYSAYMPVSQNDRLKKIEEPPLLREHRLYQADWLIRRYNFSAGELLNKDNPNLDRRLDPKCSWALKNIDKFPLEINKADYGELIRVPGIGPKSARRIIAARRQGAVSFQQLRDIGPVIKRAKYFITCRGKYYAGIPFKKELIEKRLNGAVKSNSPEQLSLFEK from the coding sequence ATGGATATAAAAGAAAAGCTCAAAATATTAACCCGGTCAGCAAAATACGATGCCTCCTGTTCTTCCAGCGGCAGCTCCCGTAATAAAAATTCGGGAAAGGATAGGCTCGGCAGCGCACAAAGCAGCGGTATATGTCACAGCTGGTCGGAAGACGGCCGCTGCATATCTCTACTCAAAATACTATACACAAATCGCTGTATCTATGACTGCGTATATTGTGTGAATAGAAGCAGCAACGATCGTCCTCGAATTTCATTGACTCCTGACGAGCTTGCAGAACTTACCATCAATTTTTACAAGCGCAATTATATTGAGGGATTATTCCTCAGTTCTGCTATCGAAAAAAGTCCCGATTACACCATGGCTCAAATCTGTCAGGCGGTTAAAATACTCAGAGAAGATTACAATTTTGGAGGATATATTCACCTCAAAGCCATACCCGGAGCTGATTATCGCCTGATAGAAAAAGCAGGGCTGCTAGCGGATAGAATCAGTCTGAATATTGAACTGCCTTCCCGCGAAAGCTTCAATCTGCTGGCCCCGGATAAGAACGAGGATGAAATTCTTTCTTCTATGAAAGATATCGGAAACGATATTGAAAAAAACCGGGAAGAGAGAAAAAAATACAGCAGCGCTCCCGGTTTCGTTCCGGCCGGCCAGAGCACACAGCTTATAGTTGGAGCCACTGATGAGCCTGATTTCGAAATCATCAGGCTGTCCGAAAGTTTATATGACAATATGAATCTGAAAAGGGTTTATTACTCGGCCTATATGCCTGTCAGCCAGAATGACAGGTTGAAAAAAATCGAAGAGCCTCCTCTTCTTCGCGAGCACAGGCTTTATCAGGCCGATTGGTTGATCCGACGCTATAATTTTTCCGCCGGCGAACTGCTGAATAAAGACAACCCTAACCTCGACCGCCGCCTGGATCCTAAATGCAGCTGGGCCTTAAAAAACATCGATAAATTCCCTCTGGAAATAAATAAGGCTGATTATGGAGAGCTAATTCGAGTTCCCGGCATCGGCCCCAAATCTGCCCGTCGTATAATTGCTGCTCGCCGCCAGGGTGCTGTGAGTTTTCAGCAGCTCAGGGATATAGGTCCTGTGATCAAAAGGGCAAAATATTTTATAACCTGCCGCGGTAAATATTATGCAGGCATCCCCTTCAAAAAAGAACTGATAGAAAAGAGATTGAATGGAGCAGTCAAAAGTAATTCTCCAGAACAACTCTCATTATTTGAAAAATGA
- a CDS encoding TIGR03915 family putative DNA repair protein, with the protein MIFLYSYIYDGSFSGFLTCLYRAFHSDEKPSRIIRKKEYQPSLFAEEIEISSDEEIAERVQQGIREELPKKCYDEIYHAYLSELQNIELCIYDYLRLSFVLEDNIRDNWEDESVKKVKKAAGKVRSEAHRFKGLLRFREMDSNSFYGPFRPDYNITGLIAPHFADRLSTESGIIHDRSRDIAAAFSQGKWELLDSSSIPTPDRDDYAAGEQNYQQLWRSFFDAIAIEERKNLELQQSLMPKKYWEFLVEKQTSKFQK; encoded by the coding sequence GTGATTTTTCTGTACAGTTATATCTATGATGGTTCCTTTTCCGGGTTTTTAACCTGCCTTTATCGAGCATTTCACAGTGATGAAAAGCCCTCCAGAATTATCAGAAAAAAAGAATACCAGCCCTCTCTCTTTGCAGAAGAGATCGAAATATCCTCCGACGAAGAGATAGCTGAAAGAGTCCAGCAGGGCATCAGAGAAGAACTGCCCAAAAAATGCTACGATGAAATTTATCATGCTTATCTGTCCGAACTGCAAAACATAGAATTATGTATTTATGATTATTTGCGGCTGAGTTTTGTTCTGGAAGATAATATCAGAGATAACTGGGAAGACGAAAGTGTAAAAAAAGTAAAAAAAGCTGCCGGCAAAGTGAGGAGTGAAGCACATAGATTTAAAGGGCTATTGAGATTTCGTGAGATGGATAGTAATTCTTTTTATGGGCCCTTTCGACCGGATTATAACATAACCGGCCTGATAGCCCCTCATTTTGCCGACAGATTGTCTACAGAAAGCGGAATTATACATGATCGGAGCAGAGACATAGCTGCCGCCTTTTCACAGGGTAAATGGGAGCTTTTGGACAGCAGCAGCATACCAACTCCCGATCGCGATGATTATGCTGCCGGCGAACAGAATTACCAGCAGCTCTGGCGGAGCTTTTTCGACGCTATAGCTATTGAAGAACGCAAAAACCTTGAGCTCCAGCAGAGTCTGATGCCTAAAAAATACTGGGAGTTTCTTGTGGAAAAACAAACCTCTAAGTTTCAAAAATAA
- the pyrR gene encoding bifunctional pyr operon transcriptional regulator/uracil phosphoribosyltransferase PyrR, with amino-acid sequence MELQEKKRLNDAEEIRRALTRISHEIVEKNKGLDDVVVIGIRTRGVPLGNRIADNLREIEDEEVDNGALDITLYRDDLTQIAPQPIVHKTEIPFNINDKKIILVDDVIYTGRTVRAALDALMDLGRPQNVQLAVLVDRGHRELPIKPDFVGENIPTSRKEVVDVMVEEVDGEDSIILKKYDQEVEI; translated from the coding sequence TTGGAACTGCAGGAAAAAAAGAGATTGAATGATGCTGAAGAAATAAGAAGAGCTTTGACCCGCATCTCACACGAGATTGTCGAAAAAAACAAAGGCCTGGATGATGTAGTCGTGATTGGCATCAGAACCCGTGGGGTGCCGCTGGGAAATCGAATTGCTGATAATTTGCGTGAGATAGAGGATGAAGAAGTTGACAACGGAGCCCTGGATATTACGCTTTATCGTGATGATTTAACTCAAATAGCCCCTCAACCTATCGTCCATAAAACTGAAATACCTTTTAATATTAACGATAAGAAGATAATTCTGGTGGATGATGTTATTTATACTGGAAGAACAGTCAGGGCGGCTTTGGATGCGCTGATGGATCTGGGACGCCCTCAAAATGTTCAGCTGGCAGTTCTGGTCGACAGAGGTCATAGAGAACTGCCGATCAAACCTGATTTCGTGGGAGAAAACATCCCCACCTCCCGCAAAGAGGTAGTTGATGTAATGGTTGAAGAAGTCGATGGTGAGGACTCCATAATTCTAAAAAAATATGATCAAGAAGTTGAAATTTAA
- a CDS encoding carboxymuconolactone decarboxylase family protein: MPKADELLAELESGHEKLGEEISEEMKDFRDFAENVHSEGALSAKQKSLIALGAAAVKQCKYCIVKNLQEAIERGATRNEIAETCSVIMLLNGGPGSAYSGFIMEKFDELQQSQN, encoded by the coding sequence ATGCCAAAAGCAGATGAGCTGCTGGCAGAGCTGGAATCAGGTCATGAGAAACTTGGCGAAGAAATATCCGAGGAAATGAAAGACTTTCGCGATTTCGCCGAAAATGTACATAGTGAAGGAGCTTTGAGTGCCAAACAAAAATCCCTTATTGCCCTGGGGGCCGCGGCTGTCAAGCAGTGTAAATATTGTATTGTTAAAAATCTTCAGGAGGCGATCGAGCGAGGAGCTACGAGAAACGAGATAGCTGAGACGTGCTCTGTTATTATGCTTTTAAACGGGGGGCCGGGATCAGCTTACAGCGGTTTTATCATGGAAAAATTCGATGAACTCCAGCAATCTCAAAACTAG
- a CDS encoding Hsp20/alpha crystallin family protein: MSEERSEIVKVVDINYHNKEVFDMFDLVPFGSRSRKNRRSSSPAERFMDDFMSDTMDMFRSSFKTDVIEKDDEFVIEAELPGMERDDIEIELQDDVLIIRAEQEAEEEKKEEDYIRRERRTGRFQRSFQIDNIEEDEITAEFENGVLTVCLPKEEPVETERRTIDIE, from the coding sequence ATGAGTGAAGAAAGGTCAGAGATAGTAAAAGTAGTAGATATAAATTATCACAACAAGGAGGTGTTCGATATGTTTGATCTCGTTCCTTTTGGAAGCAGAAGCAGAAAAAATCGGCGAAGTTCCAGTCCAGCTGAGAGGTTTATGGACGATTTCATGAGTGATACCATGGATATGTTCCGAAGCAGCTTCAAAACTGATGTAATAGAAAAAGATGATGAATTTGTAATTGAAGCCGAACTGCCCGGTATGGAAAGAGATGATATAGAGATCGAACTTCAGGATGACGTGCTCATCATAAGAGCTGAGCAGGAAGCTGAAGAAGAGAAAAAGGAAGAGGATTATATCAGAAGAGAGAGGAGAACTGGAAGATTCCAGCGTTCTTTCCAGATAGATAATATAGAGGAGGATGAAATAACCGCGGAATTTGAAAACGGAGTTCTTACTGTCTGCCTGCCCAAGGAAGAGCCGGTAGAAACTGAGAGACGCACAATTGACATTGAATAA